From Quercus lobata isolate SW786 chromosome 1, ValleyOak3.0 Primary Assembly, whole genome shotgun sequence, one genomic window encodes:
- the LOC115951190 gene encoding putative respiratory burst oxidase homolog protein H isoform X1: MVSNVSDMAAAGEGSSSKWILESIEIDPLVDVPIENNEPDETTSPCKPLKQIKSLKKSISSVRKRNGIQSNNNVPRMGRMASGASRGLKSLRFLDRTTTGKEADAWRSVEKRFNQHAPDGSLCRDKFGTCIGMGAESKDFAGELYDALARRRQICTTNGITREELRLFWEDMTNQDLDSRLQIFFDMCDKNGDGKLSEDEVKEVIVLSASANKLGNLKKQATIYASLIMEELDPDHQGYIEMWQLETLLRGMVSSEDGGNQKLSKRTQTLTRAMIPKRYRTPVSRFLSETGERIHDNWRRIWVVTLWLTINLVLYLWKFNQYKHHGAFQIMGYCVCIAKGAAETLKFNMALILFPVCRKTLTKFRSTFLSSLVPFDDNINFHKLYALGIAVGTFVHATVHITCDFTRLVSCPKEKFMTILGSDFNYKQPSYMDLVESTPGVTGILMVIIMVFSFTLATHSFRRNVIKLPWPLNNLAGFNSFWYAHHLLVLAYILLVIHGYFLFLTKDWQNKTTWMYLVVPVLLYASERASTLINESNHQVDIIKAIIYTGNVLALYMSKPLGFKYKSGMYLFVKCPDISNFEWHPFSITSAPGDDYLSVHIRTLGDWTTELKNRFAQVCEAQSTQTRRGSLVRMETKACPNYDISQSEYPRILIKGPYGAPAQDYKKYDILLLIGLGIGATPFISILKDLLNHIKPTDLEDDSRQNNSSWSNKKGPERAYFYWVTREQGSFDWFKGVMDDIAEYDHNNVIEMHNYLTSVYEEGDARSALIAMVQQLQHAKNGVDVVSESRIRTHFARPNWKKVFSDLASTHQSSVIGVFYCGSTALTKPLKKLCQEFSLNSSTRFHFHKENF, translated from the exons ATGGTGTCAAACGTGTCAGACATGGCCGCGGCCGGAGAGGGATCATCATCGAAATGGATTCTTGAAAGCATTGAGATTGATCCACTGGTGGACGTTCCTATAGAAAACAATGAGCCAGATGAGACTACCAGCCCATGCAAACctttgaaacaaataaaatccttGAAGAAAAGCATTAGTAGTGTAAGGAAAAGGAATGGTATCCAAAGTAACAACAATGTACCTAGGATGGGAAGAATGGCATCTGGGGCATCTAGAGGCCTTAAGAGCTTACGCTTCCTCGACCGGACAACGACTGGGAAAGAAGCCGACGCGTGGAGGTCCGTTGAGAAGCGCTTCAATCAACATGCACCCGATGGGAGCCTCTGCAGAGACAAATTTGGAACTTGCATTG gaATGGGAGCAGAATCAAAGGACTTTGCCGGGGAATTATATGATGCCTTAGCAAGGCGCAGGCAAATATGCACAACAAATGGGATAACAAGAGAAGAGTTGAGACTGTTTTGGGAGGACATGACTAACCAAGACCTTGATTCTAGGCTTCAAATATTCTTTGACAT GTGTGACAAGAATGGGGATGGGAAGCTGTCAGAGGATGAGGTGAAGGAG GTTATAGTTTTGAGCGCCTCTGCAAACAAGCTAGGAAATCTTAAAAAGCAAGCCACGATATATGCATCTTTAATCATGGAAGAGCTTGATCCTGACCATCAAGGGTATATAGAG ATGTGGCAACTAGAAACTCTACTAAGGGGAATGGTGAGCTCTGAAGATGGAGGTAACCAGAAACTTTCCAAGAGAACCCAAACTCTAACAAGGGCTATGATCCCCAAGAGATACAGAACTCCTGTTAGCAGATTCTTATCTGAAACTGGGGAACGTATACATGATAATTGGAGGAGAATATGGGTTGTCACATTGTGGTTAACCATCAACTTGGTCCTTTATCTTTGGAAGTTCAATCAATACAAGCACCATGGGGCATTCCAAATCATGGGTTATTGTGTCTGCATTGCCAAGGGTGCAGCCGAGACTCTGAAGTTCAATATGGCTCTCATCCTTTTTCCTGTTTGTAGAAAGACTCTTACTAAGTTTAGATCAACATTTCTCAGTAGCTTAGTTCCTTTTGACGACAATATAAATTTCCACAAGTTATATGCACTAGGAATAGCCGTTGGGACTTTTGTTCATGCTACAGTGCACATAACTTGTGATTTTACAAGGTTGGTATCATGTCCAAAGGAAAAGTTCATGACAATTCTAGGGTCTGATTTCAATTACAAACAGCCAAGTTACATGGATTTGGTGGAAAGTACCCCAGGTGTAACCGGGATTCTAATGGTCATTATAATGGTTTTCTCCTTCACATTGGCCACACATTCGTTTAGAAGAAATGTCATCAAGTTACCATGGCCTCTCAACAATTTGGCCGGGTTCAATTCCTTCTGGTATGCACATCATTTGCTGGTGCTGGCATATATCCTCTTGGTCATCCATGGCTACTTCTTGTTCCTCACAAAGGACTGGCAGAATAAGACG ACATGGATGTATCTTGTTGTCCCTGTACTATTATATGCTAGTGAGAGAGCTTCTACACTAATTAATGAAAGCAATCATCAGGTCGACATCATTAAG GCAATCATATACACGGGAAATGTTTTAGCACTATACATGAGCAAACCTCTAGGATTCAAGTATAAAAGTGGAATGTACCTTTTTGTCAAGTGTCCAGATATATCAAACTTTGAATG GCATCCTTTCTCCATCACTTCAGCACCAGGAGATGACTATTTAAGTGTCCACATAAGGACCTTGGGAGACTGGACTACAGAGCTTAAAAACAGATTTGCACAG GTCTGTGAGGCCCAAAGTACCCAAACAAGAAGAGGAAGTCTCGTGAGAATGGAAACTAAAGCGTGTCCAAACTATGATATTTCACAATCAGA ATATCCAAGGATCCTTATCAAAGGACCATATGGAGCCCCAGCTCAGGATTACAAGAAGTATGACATCCTTTTGCTAATAGGTCTAGGAATTGGGGCCACTCCATTCATCAGTATTCTAAAAGACCTCTTAAACCATATCAAGCCAACTGACCTTGAAGAT GATTCAAGACAAAACAATTCATCATGGTCAAATAAGAAGGGTCCTGAAAGAGCATATTTTTACTGGGTAACAAGGGAACAAGGCTCCTTTGACTGGTTTAAAGGTGTCATGGATGATATTGCAGAGTATGACCACAAT AATGTAATAGAAATGCACAATTACCTGACTAGTGTCTACGAAGAAGGAGATGCACGGTCTGCACTTATTGCCATGGTGCAGCAACTGCAACATGCTAAGAATGGAGTTGATGTTGTCTCTGAAAGTCGG ATACGAACACATTTTGCAAGACCCAACTGGAAGAAAGTTTTTTCTGACTTGGCAAGTACACACCAATCATCAGTAATAG GTGTGTTTTACTGTGGAAGCACTGCACTTACCAAACCACTAAAGAAGCTTTGCCAAGAATTTAGTTTAAACTCATCAACGCGCTTCCACTTCCACAAGGAGAACTTCTAG
- the LOC115951190 gene encoding putative respiratory burst oxidase homolog protein H isoform X2 produces the protein MAAAGEGSSSKWILESIEIDPLVDVPIENNEPDETTSPCKPLKQIKSLKKSISSVRKRNGIQSNNNVPRMGRMASGASRGLKSLRFLDRTTTGKEADAWRSVEKRFNQHAPDGSLCRDKFGTCIGMGAESKDFAGELYDALARRRQICTTNGITREELRLFWEDMTNQDLDSRLQIFFDMCDKNGDGKLSEDEVKEVIVLSASANKLGNLKKQATIYASLIMEELDPDHQGYIEMWQLETLLRGMVSSEDGGNQKLSKRTQTLTRAMIPKRYRTPVSRFLSETGERIHDNWRRIWVVTLWLTINLVLYLWKFNQYKHHGAFQIMGYCVCIAKGAAETLKFNMALILFPVCRKTLTKFRSTFLSSLVPFDDNINFHKLYALGIAVGTFVHATVHITCDFTRLVSCPKEKFMTILGSDFNYKQPSYMDLVESTPGVTGILMVIIMVFSFTLATHSFRRNVIKLPWPLNNLAGFNSFWYAHHLLVLAYILLVIHGYFLFLTKDWQNKTTWMYLVVPVLLYASERASTLINESNHQVDIIKAIIYTGNVLALYMSKPLGFKYKSGMYLFVKCPDISNFEWHPFSITSAPGDDYLSVHIRTLGDWTTELKNRFAQVCEAQSTQTRRGSLVRMETKACPNYDISQSEYPRILIKGPYGAPAQDYKKYDILLLIGLGIGATPFISILKDLLNHIKPTDLEDDSRQNNSSWSNKKGPERAYFYWVTREQGSFDWFKGVMDDIAEYDHNNVIEMHNYLTSVYEEGDARSALIAMVQQLQHAKNGVDVVSESRIRTHFARPNWKKVFSDLASTHQSSVIGVFYCGSTALTKPLKKLCQEFSLNSSTRFHFHKENF, from the exons ATGGCCGCGGCCGGAGAGGGATCATCATCGAAATGGATTCTTGAAAGCATTGAGATTGATCCACTGGTGGACGTTCCTATAGAAAACAATGAGCCAGATGAGACTACCAGCCCATGCAAACctttgaaacaaataaaatccttGAAGAAAAGCATTAGTAGTGTAAGGAAAAGGAATGGTATCCAAAGTAACAACAATGTACCTAGGATGGGAAGAATGGCATCTGGGGCATCTAGAGGCCTTAAGAGCTTACGCTTCCTCGACCGGACAACGACTGGGAAAGAAGCCGACGCGTGGAGGTCCGTTGAGAAGCGCTTCAATCAACATGCACCCGATGGGAGCCTCTGCAGAGACAAATTTGGAACTTGCATTG gaATGGGAGCAGAATCAAAGGACTTTGCCGGGGAATTATATGATGCCTTAGCAAGGCGCAGGCAAATATGCACAACAAATGGGATAACAAGAGAAGAGTTGAGACTGTTTTGGGAGGACATGACTAACCAAGACCTTGATTCTAGGCTTCAAATATTCTTTGACAT GTGTGACAAGAATGGGGATGGGAAGCTGTCAGAGGATGAGGTGAAGGAG GTTATAGTTTTGAGCGCCTCTGCAAACAAGCTAGGAAATCTTAAAAAGCAAGCCACGATATATGCATCTTTAATCATGGAAGAGCTTGATCCTGACCATCAAGGGTATATAGAG ATGTGGCAACTAGAAACTCTACTAAGGGGAATGGTGAGCTCTGAAGATGGAGGTAACCAGAAACTTTCCAAGAGAACCCAAACTCTAACAAGGGCTATGATCCCCAAGAGATACAGAACTCCTGTTAGCAGATTCTTATCTGAAACTGGGGAACGTATACATGATAATTGGAGGAGAATATGGGTTGTCACATTGTGGTTAACCATCAACTTGGTCCTTTATCTTTGGAAGTTCAATCAATACAAGCACCATGGGGCATTCCAAATCATGGGTTATTGTGTCTGCATTGCCAAGGGTGCAGCCGAGACTCTGAAGTTCAATATGGCTCTCATCCTTTTTCCTGTTTGTAGAAAGACTCTTACTAAGTTTAGATCAACATTTCTCAGTAGCTTAGTTCCTTTTGACGACAATATAAATTTCCACAAGTTATATGCACTAGGAATAGCCGTTGGGACTTTTGTTCATGCTACAGTGCACATAACTTGTGATTTTACAAGGTTGGTATCATGTCCAAAGGAAAAGTTCATGACAATTCTAGGGTCTGATTTCAATTACAAACAGCCAAGTTACATGGATTTGGTGGAAAGTACCCCAGGTGTAACCGGGATTCTAATGGTCATTATAATGGTTTTCTCCTTCACATTGGCCACACATTCGTTTAGAAGAAATGTCATCAAGTTACCATGGCCTCTCAACAATTTGGCCGGGTTCAATTCCTTCTGGTATGCACATCATTTGCTGGTGCTGGCATATATCCTCTTGGTCATCCATGGCTACTTCTTGTTCCTCACAAAGGACTGGCAGAATAAGACG ACATGGATGTATCTTGTTGTCCCTGTACTATTATATGCTAGTGAGAGAGCTTCTACACTAATTAATGAAAGCAATCATCAGGTCGACATCATTAAG GCAATCATATACACGGGAAATGTTTTAGCACTATACATGAGCAAACCTCTAGGATTCAAGTATAAAAGTGGAATGTACCTTTTTGTCAAGTGTCCAGATATATCAAACTTTGAATG GCATCCTTTCTCCATCACTTCAGCACCAGGAGATGACTATTTAAGTGTCCACATAAGGACCTTGGGAGACTGGACTACAGAGCTTAAAAACAGATTTGCACAG GTCTGTGAGGCCCAAAGTACCCAAACAAGAAGAGGAAGTCTCGTGAGAATGGAAACTAAAGCGTGTCCAAACTATGATATTTCACAATCAGA ATATCCAAGGATCCTTATCAAAGGACCATATGGAGCCCCAGCTCAGGATTACAAGAAGTATGACATCCTTTTGCTAATAGGTCTAGGAATTGGGGCCACTCCATTCATCAGTATTCTAAAAGACCTCTTAAACCATATCAAGCCAACTGACCTTGAAGAT GATTCAAGACAAAACAATTCATCATGGTCAAATAAGAAGGGTCCTGAAAGAGCATATTTTTACTGGGTAACAAGGGAACAAGGCTCCTTTGACTGGTTTAAAGGTGTCATGGATGATATTGCAGAGTATGACCACAAT AATGTAATAGAAATGCACAATTACCTGACTAGTGTCTACGAAGAAGGAGATGCACGGTCTGCACTTATTGCCATGGTGCAGCAACTGCAACATGCTAAGAATGGAGTTGATGTTGTCTCTGAAAGTCGG ATACGAACACATTTTGCAAGACCCAACTGGAAGAAAGTTTTTTCTGACTTGGCAAGTACACACCAATCATCAGTAATAG GTGTGTTTTACTGTGGAAGCACTGCACTTACCAAACCACTAAAGAAGCTTTGCCAAGAATTTAGTTTAAACTCATCAACGCGCTTCCACTTCCACAAGGAGAACTTCTAG